The following coding sequences lie in one Posidoniimonas polymericola genomic window:
- a CDS encoding DUF58 domain-containing protein: protein MPTPPTSRRFLDPAVLAKLKGLRLRAEHIVEGYVAGLHRSPFQGFSIEFAEHREYAPGDDLRFVDWKVFGKTDRVYLKQYEEETNLIAYLVLDQSESMTYQSAAPASNESRRRQPADGAPATAAPMSKLEYAQTAAAALAYLVLHQQDAVGLATFDDRVRRVMRPSSSPATLNQLLLEMERVDAREKTATGPIFHDLAERLSRRGVVFIFSDLFDDVDSMLAGLKHFRHRRHDVVVCHVLDPAELDFPFDQPTLFKGLEGAGEILADPARLREAYRTEFEAFTTAVATGCRTQGADYLQLRTDQPLDAVLHRFLAARQQRVR from the coding sequence ATGCCCACCCCCCCCACATCACGACGGTTCCTCGACCCCGCGGTCTTGGCCAAGCTCAAGGGGCTGCGGCTGCGCGCGGAGCATATTGTCGAGGGGTACGTCGCCGGCTTGCACCGCAGCCCGTTCCAGGGGTTCAGTATCGAGTTCGCCGAGCACCGTGAGTACGCCCCCGGCGACGACCTGCGGTTTGTCGACTGGAAGGTGTTCGGCAAGACCGACCGGGTCTACCTGAAGCAGTACGAGGAGGAGACCAACCTCATCGCGTACCTGGTGCTCGACCAGTCGGAGAGCATGACCTACCAGAGCGCCGCGCCGGCAAGCAACGAGAGCCGGCGGCGTCAGCCGGCGGACGGCGCGCCGGCGACCGCCGCCCCCATGTCAAAACTCGAGTACGCCCAGACCGCCGCCGCGGCGCTGGCGTACCTGGTGCTGCACCAGCAAGACGCGGTCGGGCTCGCCACGTTCGACGACCGGGTGCGGCGCGTCATGCGGCCCAGCAGCAGCCCGGCGACGCTCAACCAGCTCTTGCTCGAGATGGAGCGGGTCGACGCGCGGGAGAAGACCGCCACCGGCCCGATCTTCCACGACCTGGCCGAGCGGCTCAGCCGCCGCGGCGTGGTGTTCATCTTCAGCGACCTGTTCGACGACGTCGACAGTATGCTGGCCGGGCTGAAGCACTTCCGCCACCGCCGGCACGATGTTGTGGTGTGCCACGTGCTCGACCCGGCCGAACTCGACTTCCCGTTCGACCAGCCGACGCTGTTCAAGGGCCTTGAGGGCGCCGGCGAGATCCTGGCCGACCCGGCCCGGCTCCGCGAGGCGTACCGCACCGAGTTCGAGGCCTTCACCACGGCAGTCGCCACCGGCTGCCGCACCCAGGGGGCCGACTACCTGCAACTAAGAACCGACCAGCCGCTCGACGCCGTGCTGCACCGCTTCCTCGCCGCGCGGCAGCAGCGCGTTCGCTAA
- a CDS encoding DMP19 family protein yields MKVVRVQQCVLMLCLVAGGCRDSEPAVRMNWDGLWDKYHAVGYEGMEPPELLWLNTRAFIDSVNNGGVVSFFYNSGADHYSDTIVALSELKATVAVEKLRAVGDLFGSKVPSDLGGRNDIINSWDNQGREAKVCDSSDSELYDYFPELEKLLEAYLISHDFDPDYGF; encoded by the coding sequence ATGAAGGTTGTGAGGGTGCAGCAATGTGTGCTCATGTTGTGCTTGGTTGCCGGTGGATGCCGTGATTCGGAGCCTGCTGTGAGAATGAATTGGGACGGGCTCTGGGATAAATATCACGCGGTTGGGTACGAGGGCATGGAGCCACCGGAACTCTTGTGGCTCAACACGCGTGCTTTCATTGATTCAGTCAATAATGGAGGGGTGGTTAGCTTCTTTTACAATTCGGGGGCAGATCACTACAGCGACACCATAGTCGCGCTCTCAGAGCTGAAAGCCACAGTTGCGGTTGAGAAGCTACGAGCTGTTGGCGATCTGTTCGGCAGTAAAGTTCCATCAGATCTTGGTGGAAGGAATGACATCATCAACTCCTGGGACAATCAAGGAAGGGAAGCGAAAGTCTGCGACAGCAGCGATTCGGAGCTCTACGATTACTTTCCAGAGCTTGAGAAACTCCTAGAGGCTTACCTGATTTCGCACGATTTCGATCCCGACTACGGCTTTTAG
- a CDS encoding type II toxin-antitoxin system VapC family toxin, whose amino-acid sequence MRIVLLDTVGLLAMMDRRDQWHEAANKAWALLVAGPGRYVTTPQVMWECGNAMARTGHGEVVANLFQEMSEHGNLIDPSPSEVVAAWSAYRNAPAGGPSIVDCLSFEVMRRVGATESFTNDRHFAAAGFATLF is encoded by the coding sequence GTGAGGATTGTCTTGCTCGATACCGTCGGATTGCTCGCTATGATGGACCGCCGTGACCAGTGGCATGAAGCGGCTAATAAGGCGTGGGCATTATTGGTCGCGGGCCCGGGTCGCTATGTCACCACGCCGCAGGTGATGTGGGAGTGTGGCAACGCCATGGCCCGAACCGGTCACGGGGAAGTCGTCGCGAACCTGTTTCAAGAGATGTCCGAACACGGCAACCTGATTGACCCGTCGCCTAGCGAGGTCGTAGCGGCCTGGTCCGCCTATCGCAACGCTCCCGCCGGCGGACCGAGTATTGTCGATTGCCTTTCATTTGAAGTGATGAGGAGAGTGGGCGCGACCGAGTCGTTCACCAACGACCGGCACTTTGCTGCGGCGGGATTTGCAACATTGTTTTGA
- a CDS encoding antitoxin family protein — protein sequence MDPGFGSEKTVHAIFANGMFHPTEPVQLPENCEVEFVLKVVGNAEEQGHKKRIEAILSQRFDSESGDLAERHNEHQP from the coding sequence ATGGACCCCGGCTTCGGCTCTGAAAAGACCGTGCACGCGATTTTTGCGAATGGGATGTTCCACCCAACCGAGCCGGTGCAGCTCCCGGAAAACTGCGAGGTGGAGTTCGTGCTGAAAGTCGTTGGGAACGCCGAGGAACAAGGCCACAAGAAACGCATCGAGGCGATCTTGTCGCAGCGGTTTGATTCGGAGAGTGGCGATCTTGCGGAGCGGCACAACGAGCACCAGCCGTGA
- a CDS encoding AAA family ATPase, with protein sequence MLPESDIEAITQLGEAHRRLKSELGKVIVGQQEVVEQLLISLFARGHCLLVGVPGLAKTLLIRSLSDSLSLDFNRVQFTPDLMPADITGTEVMQEDRATGNRAFKFVPGPIFANIVLADEINRTPPKTQAALLEAMQEKQVTVGGERRALPDPFFVLATQNPIEQEGTYPLPEAQLDRFMFMVQVDYPEADEELQIVKQTTADYKTEISPTLTAEQISEMSHLVRRMPIADHLAMYAINLVRQTRVRKGGVPEIVENYVSWGAGPRASQFLVLAAKARAALAGRHCVEADDLKAVAKPVLRHRIVTNFNAEADGVTADDVITALLEKTAIEAAA encoded by the coding sequence ATGCTCCCCGAGTCCGACATCGAGGCGATCACCCAACTCGGCGAGGCCCACCGCCGGCTCAAGAGCGAGCTCGGCAAGGTAATTGTCGGTCAGCAAGAGGTGGTCGAGCAGCTCCTGATTTCCTTGTTCGCCCGCGGCCACTGCCTGCTGGTCGGCGTGCCCGGCCTGGCCAAGACGCTGCTGATCCGCTCGCTGAGCGACTCGCTGTCGCTCGACTTCAACCGCGTGCAGTTCACCCCCGACCTTATGCCCGCCGACATCACCGGCACCGAGGTGATGCAGGAGGACCGCGCGACCGGCAACCGGGCGTTCAAGTTCGTGCCGGGCCCGATCTTCGCCAACATCGTGCTGGCCGACGAGATCAACCGCACGCCGCCCAAGACGCAGGCCGCCCTGCTCGAGGCGATGCAAGAGAAGCAGGTCACCGTGGGCGGCGAACGCCGGGCGCTGCCCGATCCATTTTTTGTGCTCGCCACGCAGAACCCGATCGAGCAGGAGGGCACCTACCCGCTGCCCGAGGCCCAGCTCGACCGCTTCATGTTCATGGTGCAGGTCGACTACCCCGAGGCCGACGAGGAGCTGCAGATCGTCAAGCAGACCACCGCCGACTACAAGACCGAGATCAGCCCGACGCTCACCGCCGAGCAGATCTCTGAGATGAGCCACCTGGTCCGCCGGATGCCGATCGCCGACCACCTGGCGATGTACGCCATCAACCTCGTGCGGCAGACCCGCGTCCGCAAGGGCGGCGTACCGGAGATCGTCGAGAACTACGTCAGCTGGGGCGCCGGCCCGCGGGCGAGCCAGTTCCTGGTGCTCGCCGCCAAGGCCCGCGCCGCCCTGGCCGGCCGCCACTGCGTCGAGGCCGACGATTTGAAGGCGGTAGCCAAGCCGGTGCTGCGGCACCGCATCGTGACCAACTTCAACGCTGAAGCCGACGGCGTGACCGCCGATGATGTGATCACGGCGCTCTTGGAGAAGACCGCGATCGAAGCGGCGGCGTAA